From a single Myotis daubentonii chromosome 5, mMyoDau2.1, whole genome shotgun sequence genomic region:
- the MARCOL gene encoding MARCO-like protein, whose amino-acid sequence MKAFLFLPFMFLAMFPVSSTQTLKTSVIKLEEGPEPALILERNNEANPQGEQKESNEKGDSNTQRKSEIFIFSGKPGYSNQPGKLGSLNQQGKPGILNQPGSLQGNLGESNQKASSEMSSEHEKPGSSTQQRKPGSSGQQGVSGLSSQQGKPGSYSQQEKSESSGQKGEPESFSQQGKPGSSSQQGKPGSSSQPGKPGSSSQQGKPGSSSQLGSSSQQGKPGSSSQRGKPRSFYSQEERKNVGNLLGGNMKSQTGKGSSKNPTVKIRCHSIYKPVCGSDGKTYGNRCLFNEAKRLSGGNLNLYHDGKC is encoded by the exons ATGaaggcttttcttttccttcccttcatgTTCTTGGCCATGTTCCCAG tGTCTTCAACACAGACTTTGAAAACAAGTGTTATTAAACTAGAGGAGGGTCCAGAACCTGCACTTATCTTAGAGAGAAACAATGAAGCTAACCCTCAGGGGGAACAAAAAGAATCTAATGAGAAGGGTGATAGCAACACACAAAGAAAATCagagatctttattttttctggaaaacCAGGGTATTCTAACCAACCAGGGAAACTTGGGAGTCTTAATCAGCAAGGGAAGCCAGGAATTTTAAATCAGCCTGGGAGTCTGCAAGGGAATTTAGGAGAATCTAACCAAAAAGCTAGTTCAGAAATGTCTAGTGAGCACGAAAAACCAGGATCATCTACCCAGCAAAGGAAGCCAGGGTCTTCTGGCCAGCAAGGGGTTTCAGGATTATCTAGCCAGCAAGGAAAACCAGGATCTTATAGCCAGCAAGAAAAGTCAGAATCTTCTGGCCAGAAAGGAGAGCCAGAGTCATTTAGCCAACAAGGAAAACCAGGATCTTCTAGCCAGCAAGGGAAGCCAGGATCATCTAGCCAACCAGGAAAACCAGGATCTTCTAGCCAGCAAGGGAAGCCAGGATCCTCTAGCCAACTAGGATCTTCTAGCCAGCAAGGGAAGCCAGGATCATCTAGCCAACGAGGAAAACCAAGGTCTTTCTACagtcaagaagaaagaaaaaatgtaggTAACCTGTTGGGTGGCAATATGAAGAGTCAG ACTGGCAAGGGCAGCAGCAAGAACCCAACTGTAAAGATAAGATGTCACTCTATCTACAAACCAGTCTGTGGTTCTGATGGTAAAACCTACGGTAACCGCTGTTTATTTAATGAAGCAAAAAG gttgaGTGGTGGAAACCTGAATCTGTATCATGATGGAAAATGCTAA